The segment AAGATTTTGCTCTCATGGAGGAACTGCGGGGAGTCGACGAAGTCTAGATCTATCTCCTGAGCCCTAAAGCGATAGCTGTCGTGGCTGAGTCGTGTCACCTCGACACCGAGGAGCTGTACGAGCTTGATGAGGTTGTTGACATCGAGGATGTCAGGTACATTCTCTAGGATGACCTCTTCGCTGGTTAGTAAGGTGGCGGCGATGACTTGGAGCGCTTCGTTTTTAGCTCCTTGTATGGTTACCTCGCCATGGAGTCTGTGACCTCCCTCGATGATGTAAGATGCCATAAGCTAGTGTCGCAAGGGTAAGAAGTGAGATGTATCTGTATCAGCTAACGTCTAGAACGGTTGGGGCGACCGCCTCGGCGACCACCTCCTCTAGAGTTGTTGCTACGTGCTGGACGCTTGTACTGTCGTCTTGATCGGTTGCCACCCCGCATCTGAGGCGTGTGTCGTGTGGTAGCATCTAGCTGGTGCTCCTCTTCGTTCAGCACGAGCTTACCGCCAGAGAGTTCGTAGAGATCCTTAAAGATGGTGTAGTCATCGACGGCACGCTTATTCCACAGGATATAAGCTTGCTTCATACGGTTGGCGATGGAGAGTGCCAAAGCCTCGCGCTCGTCACCCTCAGGCATCTCGCACGCTTTCTTGATCAGCTCCTGAATGATGTGCCCATAGTGGCGATAGATGATGTCGTCCTCGGGATAGGACAAAGGCTCAGGCGCACCACGGAGTGCCTCCTCGTGAATGGGTTCTACGGGATAGTCAATGTCTAGCGCAAAGTGCGACATGACGGCGAGGTGATCCCAGAGGACTTTGTGATCCTCCGACTTCTTAGCCTGCTCGGGCTGTATGATAGCCATCGCCTTGACAATAGCGTGAGCGCACCGAGTCCGCTCGTCGCGGTCCTCAATGGTCAAGCAGTGGTCTACCATGTGCTGGATATGATGTCCATACTCAGGGAGAGGGATGACCTCGTGGTAGCTTTTCTTGTGGGTTGTTTGTATCGTATCTGTCATTGTTGTAATCTGTCGTAAGTTCATTTGTTGAGCCGCTGGCGCATCACTTTCGTCTCGCTCTCGAAGCCTGGCTTAGCTAGGAGGGCAAACATATTGCGCTTGTAGTCCTCCACGCCTGGCTGGTCAAAGGGGTTGATCCCCATCATATAGCCACTGACGGCGACCGCATACTCCATCGTATAGATGAAGGCGCCAATCGTCCTAGCATCGATCTGCGGCAACTGCAACTGTAAGACTGGCACGCCGCCATCTTCGTGCGCTAAGAGCGTGCCTAGATGCGCCTGTTCATTGACATAGTGCATGGTCTCGCCTGCTAGGTAGTTAAGACCATCTAAGTTTTGCTCATCTGTCGGGATGGTTATGGTGTCTCGCGGCGTGTCGACCACGATCATCGTCTCGAGGATGTTGTGGGGGCCTTGCTGTATCCACTGCCCCATCGAGTGCAGATCGGTCGTGTAGGTCAGAGAGAGCGGGAGTAGTCCCTTGCCCTCCTTGCCTTCGCTCTCGCCAAAGAGCTGCATCCACCACTGCCCGATGGCACTCAGCCGAGGCTCGAAGGCGACCAGCACCTCGCTCACAGCACGCTCTCGATAGGCGGCTTGTCTTGTCACGGCATATTGCACCGCCGGGGTCTCTAGCGGATGCTCCGTGCTACTATACAGGAGAGCCGTGTCGCTGGCGCCTTGGAGCAATGCCTCAATATCAAAGCCTGCCAAAGCAATCGGCAGGAGTCCCACAGGAGTCAATACGGAGAAGCGACCGCCTACGTTGTCCGGTATGACGAAAGTGTCGTACCCCTGCTCGTCTGCTAGGCGACGCAGAGCTCCTCGCTTCTTGTCGGTAATGGCAACGATACGCCGCTTAGCCACCTCCTGACCATCACGAGCCACTAAGTATTGGCTCAGCATGCGGAAGGCAATAGCTGGCTCGGTCGTCGTACCACTCTTAGAGATATTGACAATGCCAAAAGGCTTGTCCACGACCAGATCCATCAGATCGTGCAGATAGTCACTGCTGATATTGTTCCCAGCGAAGAGTACCTGCGGACGCCCCAGATCAGGCTTACGATGTGTGGAGAAGTGGTCTCCGAGTGCCTCCATGACAGCCTTACCTCCTAGGTAACTGCCCCCGATGCCTATACATATTATATATAGGCACTCATGGCGAAGCTTATCGGCTACCGTCTGTACTTCCTTGCAAAGGTCACGCTCGAGCATCTCCTCGGGGAGCGTGAGCCAGCCTAGGAAGTCGTTACCAACTCCTGAGCCTGTGTGTAACGTCTGAATCGCTGCGAGCGCATCTTGCTCCGCCTGACGGATGGTCTCTGCCGATAGATGAGCCTGCGCATGTGTTGTGTCGATCTTAATGAGCGATGCGGCTGTCTTCATAGTGTATCGTATGTTAGGTTAGATAGGGTTCGTCCGTTAGCAGGGGCTTGAGCAAGAGTTTAGCGGAACTTGAGAGAGAGCCGCTCAATGGTCTCCTTAGCCGACTGCTTGTTATAAAGTATCTCGTAGACAGCGTCCATGATCGGCATATTGACTCGGTAGCGTGTTGTGTTGAGTTCGCGCACGCACTTAGCACCATAGTAGCCCTCCGCCACCATCTCCATTTCCACCTGCGCCGCCTTGACACTGTACCCCTTACCGATCATCGTGCCGAAGGTACGATTGCGACTATAGTTGGAGTAAGCGGTCACGAGCAGGTCGCCTAGATAGACCGAGTTAGTAATGACACGGTTATTGAGCAGGTGCACCGTATTGACAAAGCTATTCATCTCAGCAATAGCGTTACTGATGAGCACGCTCTGGAAGTTGTCTCCATAGTTGAGTCCGTTGCAGATACCCGCAGCAATGGCGTAGATGTTCTTTAGCACCGAAGCAAACTCAATGCCGACCACATCGTCTGAAGTGGTACAGGTGATGTAGTCACACGAGAGCGTGTCAGCCATCAGATGCGCCAGCTCACTGCTGTAAGCTCCTGTGGTCAAGTAGCTACGACGCTCCTGCGCCACCTCCTCAGCGTGACAAGGACCACTCACCACACCGATCTGCTCCTTTGGCAGGGAGAACTCTTTAATAAGGAACTCCGAGACCAAAAGGTTTTCGTCAGGCACAATGCCCTTGATCGCATTGATGACCAGCTTACCCCGCATGCTACTACGCTTCACCTTCTTGAGGTAGTGCTTGATGTAGGGCGAAGGGGTCACCAAGATGATGGTGTCACTATTGCGAAAGAAAGGATTGATCGAACCCTCGGTGTAGAAGGTTATCCTCTCTGGATCAAAGGCAGCACTCGAGAGGTAGTCGGGGTTGTGTCCCGTAGCCTTAAAGCGCTGCACCTGATCATCACGACGCACAAACCAATTTATCTCAGGCGTAGACTCTAGAGAGATCTTAGCCAGTGCAGTAGCCCAGCTACCACTACCTAGTATGCCTATGCGACCAATATCCATATTGACTGTACCGTATACACGCCATTCCCTCTAACGAGAGAGATGGGTGAACTTAAATTATTTCGTAGACTCCTCGCCCACCCACTTGGATATTTCCTCCAGTGCAGGGATCTGCAAGCCTAACTTATACTTCTTATTGATATCCATCATCTGCTGCATCACCTTGCCAGGAGCTTTGCCCGCAAGGTCTGCGACCGTGAGGTAGCCAGCCTTCTGCAAGAGTGGCACCCAAGTCTTGTCAATGCCAACGGCTTCGTAAGCCTCCTCCTTGTCACGCTTAGGCTGTATCTCAGGACGCATCTGTGGGAAGAGCAAGACCTCTTGAATACTCTCCTGACCCGTCAGGAGCATCACGAGGCGATCCATACCGATACCCATACCAGATGTGGGGGGCATACCGAACTCTAGAGCGCGCAGGAAGTCGTGATCGATATACATCGCCTCATCGTCTCCACGCTCGCTCAGGCGTAGCTGATCCTCAAAGCGATGACGCTGATCTATCGGGTCGTTGAGCTCCGAATAAGCATTGGCCAGCTCCTTACCATTGACAAATAGCTCGAAGCGCTCTGTCAGATCGCTCCTATCGCGGTGCTCCTTAGTGAGCGGAGACATCGCCTTAGGATAGTCTATAATAAAGGTCGGCTGCACCAAGTGTGGCTCAGCGACTGCACCAAAGAGTTCGTCTATCAGCTTGCCGACACCCATCGTGTCATCGATCTCCACGCCCTTAGACTGGCACATCTTGCGTAGCTCAGCCTCGTCCATGCCATCGATGTTGACCCCGCCATACTCTTGGATAGCGTCGATCATCGTGAGGCGACGATAGGGAGGCTTAAACTCTATCGTGTGCTCCCCTACCTGAATAGTCGTAGAGCCTAGCACCTCCTGACAGATATGCTCGATCATCTGCTCCGTCATCTGCATCATCCAGCGGTAATCCTTGTAGGCTACATAGATCTCCATACAGGTAAACTCAGGATTGTGCGTCCGGTCCATACCCTCATTGCGGAAGTTACGACTAAACTCGTAAACCCCCTCGAAGCCACCTACGATCAGTCTCTTGAGGTAAAGCTCATTGGCGATGCGTAAGTAGAGCGGTATGTCAAGCGCATTGTGATGAGTTACGAAGGGACGAGCCGCAGCACCACCAGGGATAGACTGCAGGACAGGCGTATCCACCTCTAGATAGCCACGCGCATTAAAGAAGTTGCGCATCGACTGGAAGATCTTCGTACGCTTGACGAAGATCCCCTTCACCTCATCATTGACTATCAGGTCCACATAGCGACGGCGGTAACGTAGCTCAGGATCGGTAAAGCCATCGAAAACCTGATCATCCTTAGCCTTGACGATAGGGAGCGGACGCAAAGCCTTGCTCAGCAAGGTCAGTTCCTCAGCATGCACCGAGATCTCGCCCGTCTGGGTACGGAAGACAAAGCCCTTGACACCGACGATGTCGCCAATGTCGAGAAGCTTCTTAAAGAGCTTGTTGTATAGATCCTTATCCTCTCCTGGGCAGAGGTCATCACGAGTCACATAGACCTGTATACGTCCCGAGGTATCTTGTAGCTCCATAAAGGAAGCCTTACCCATGATACGTCGGCTCATGACACGACCAGCGATGCTCACCTCCTGGCGAGGTGCCTCATCTTGATATTGGTCTTGTATCTCCTGAGCATGCGCCGTCACGACATACTCGGCTGCTGGATAAGGGTTGATGCCCATCTGACGTATCTCGTCTAGGCTGTTGCGACGTGCTATCTCCTGGTCACTAAGTTCTAGTAAGTGTAAGTCCATAACTATAGTTAAGTATAAAAACGCTTCCACCCGCTGAGCATACAGCAATAATTAGGTGGTAAATACCCATCCCGTCCTCCTCAGATCAGCTGGGGAGGAGCGATAGGCTCAAGCTAGCTGAGGCGTATCTGCAATACACCCTCTGCAAAAGTACTCATTTTAGACCTCACTACCAAAAGCCATCCTTCCCTAGATTCCGCGAGTCTCATTACAAGTCAGCTCAACGAACCAATGTGCGTCCTCACATATCTACCAAACCATTGTCGCTCATCATAATACGGGGCGAATCGTTTATCCCCATTCAAGCACAGACGAGGAAGCCTGGCGCCTTCCTTTTTTGGGGGGGGAAATGCTCAAACGTTCAAGGATTCTACTGCTTATTACCTCAACGAAGATCTTAGACTGTTTGGGCAACAACTCTCTAAGGACGAGACCAATTCATTCTTAAAAAGGGAGCTACACTCCGATGCCGAGAGACTGGAGTATGAGGTAGGTCATATAAGCTACGTAGACGACGAGCAGTGCAATGCCCTCCTTGCGGCTGATCATAGCTCGTCCGAGGACGTTGCTAAAGATAAAGAGGAGGAAGACAGCGACCAGCATCATCAGATAGTCCAGCAACTGTATACCTGCTGGTACCAGGGGCGTGATCGTGGCAGAGGCGCCGAGGATGAAGAGGATGTTGAAGATGCTGCTCCCCACGACGTTGCCGATGGCCAAGTCTGGCTGACGCTTGACGGCTGCCACGACAGATGTGGCTAGCTCTGGCAGTGAGGTGCCGATGGCTACGATGGTGAGTCCGATGATTGCTTCGCTTACACCCCACGAGCGTGCTATACTAGAGGCATTGTCTACGAATAGACGTCCACCGAAGACCAGTAGCGCGAGTCCCCCGATGACCTTAGCGATAGAGAGTAGCAGTGTCCTAGTTGCATGCTTTGCCTTAGACTTATCTAGATCCTCTTCTAGCGATGAGAGATCAGTCTCGGGTGCTTTTTCCTTAGCCGCAGACATGAAGGCTAGATAAAGGTAGAAGATGAGGAAGCAGAGGAGCACGATACCATCGCCACGATCGATGATATTGCCCGAGAATCCTCCCGTGAGGAGATGGTCGCTCGCCATAACGAGACAGATGGCTGTGACCAGCATAGCTATCGGTATATCACGCTTCATAGCATCGTGTGTCACACGGATCGGGTAGATCATAGCACTGACGCCTAGTATGAGGAGGATATTGGAGATGTTACTTCCCACCACATTGGCGATGGCGATGTCTGGCTTGTTGGCTAGAGCCGAGGTGATGCTCACGACCAACTCAGGAGCTGAGGTACCAAAACCTACGATCGTAAGACCGATCACTAGTTGAGACACGCCTAGTCGCTCAGCGATCGTCACAGAGCCATTGGTAAGGAAGTTGGCCCCAGCTGTGATCATGACCAAGCCTAAGATGAGCAGTAAGAAGTAGAGTAGTATTGACATAATGCCTAAGATATAAAGGTGTAACGCACGTTTACCAGCCCCCAGTGGCACCACCGCCACCGCCCGAACCACCGCCAAAGCCTCCGCCGCCGAAACCTCCGCCGAAGCCACCTCCGAAGCCACCTCGTCCGAGAGAGCTACCGATGATACCGCCTAATATAGCTCCACCTAGTGCAGAGTCATTTTCTTTATAGACAGTCTCGTCCTCGTGGTGGTCTTGATCGCAGTAGAGACAGTGATACTTCTGACGATGGATGTAGGCTATGCGCCGATCAGTAGAGCGCAGACGGAGTGTCCCGATGCGCTGCATGGCATAGGTTCCGCAGTGCGGACAACGCTTGTAGGGGGAGTTACCGGCTACCTCGCCATAACGCTCTACAGCACCACAGTTATCACACTGCTTGACTAGGTAGTGCACACTACCGAGTCGCTCCTCCAGTTGCTGTGCTGGCGTCAGGAGCGATAGCTTAGCCGTATCAGAGAGACGCTGCAACTGATCTTGATGGCATGTATGACAGCGGAGAGCCTCCTGAGAGAGCCGATGGCGCAAGATCGCATAAAGAGCGAGGAGTACGACAATGGCTCCCGCTATCAAGAGGAAGCTTCCACCGATCATTAAGATCAAAGCTATGAATAGGAAGCCTAGGATCTGCCTGTTGAGTCGCTTGATCCGCTGCTCTGGAGCTGTCTGCTCGTCTTTGTAAGAGACCAGCATGACGACACAGAGGATCAGCGCCAAGAGGACCACCAATCCATTGAACACGCCATCCGCCACTTGATCCTCCTCGGCACGATCTGTGCGAGTCGCCCCCTCGTAGTTTGCCGTGATCGTCTCTTGTATCGCCTGCACGCCAGAGAGGATGCCTGTACTATAGTCTCCACGCTTGAAGTGTGGTGCCATACGATGAGCTATGATCTGACTACAGAGGGCATCCGGTAGCACGCCCTCTAGTCCGTAGCCCGTCTCTATGCGTATCTGACGACTATCTAGCGAGATGAGCATGACAAAGCCACTATTGTCTATCTTAGAGCCCACGCCCCAGCCACGGAGTATCTCCCGTGCGAGATCCTCGATAGAGCCACTCTGACCGATGGAGGGAAGGGTGATGACGACTCCCTCCACGCCATGCGTCTGGCGCATGCTTAGGATCGTCTCGTTGATTCGTTGTTGCGCTTCGGGCTCGATGATGTGCGCTACGTCGGAGACAAACTGCGTGCTGTCCTGTAGCTGTACGTTGGGAATATCCTCCCACGAGACAGCCTTCTGAGCAGGTAGTACCCAAAATGATAGCAGTAGTCCGAGTAAGAGTAAAGTGCGCTTCATGGGGGAGTCTAGAGGTTAGAAATTAGAGGTTAGAGATTAGAGGTTAGAGAGAGATGAGGGCTAGGATCACTAGTGCCACTAGTGCCACTAGAGGCTCTAGTGAAGTCCTATCCCTCTACCTCTAATAACAACTAAAACTTTACTTGAGGGGCTTGCTCCGCACCAGCCTCAGCCTGGAAGTAAGGACGCTGGCGGAAGCCAAAGATACCGGCGCAGATATTCGTCGGGAAGTGACGTATCTTCGTATTGTACTGCTGTGCCTGGTTGTTAAAGTCCATACGGGCCGTCGTGATACGGTTTTCCGTACCCTCTAGTTGAGCCTGTAGCTGACGGAAGTTTTCGTCTGCCTTGAGCTCGGGGTAACGCTCCACGACAACCATCAGTTTGCTAAGCGCACTAGTTAGGTCTCCCTGAGCTTGCTGGAATTGATTGAGTTGCTCTTGAGTCATTCCCTCGCCAGATGGGACGATGGGCTGTGAAGCCTTAGCGCGGGCGTTGATCACTCCCTCGAGGGTCTCGCGCTCATGAGAGGCGTAGCCCTTGACCGTCTCCACAAGATTGGGGATTAGGTCGGCACGGCGCTGGTATTGGTTCTCCACTTGGCTCCACGAGGTATTGACCTGCTCATCTAGTACCACGATCGAGTTATACTGTCCCACGCCCCAGAAGACAAGGAGCAGTACGACCGCCACGATGATAATTGTCGTTGTCAGACCACGACGAGACTTGGGGGCTGTAGCTTGATTTGTCATAGTAGTATTAAATATTTGTTTGTTAGTAAGCTTGTTGATTAGAGTAGCTCGATGCGATCCTCGGTGACCTTGCGTCCACAGTAGTGACAGCATAGTACCTCATGCTCAGCGTCAATGAGGTGAAAGTGCGTGTGCATAGGCTCATTATTCGTAATGCATTTAGCGTTAGGACACTTAACAAAGCCAATGATCTCCTCTGGGAGGTGTAGCGTCCGCTTGTCCACCACCTCGTAGTCCTTAATGATATTGATATGTACATCAGGAGCGATGAGTGCTATGCGGCTCGCCTCCTCATCGGATAGCATCCGTCCGGAGATCTTGATGATCCCCTTCTTGCCTAGATAGTGGCTATCTAAGTTGTTGCCGATGGTGATAGGCTCCTCCATATCCTCGAGCTGTAGGAGATGGGCTATCTTAAAGAGCTTCTTGGGGGGTATATGATCTATCACGGTACCATTGCAGATGGCAGTGACCAGCATGCCCTCTTGCTGCTTGCTTAGTGCGTCTTGAGTCTTAGCTTTCATAGTGTACAGTTATTTATCAACATCTATACCGAGTACCTCGCAGAGTATCGACTGACGTATGTAGAGTCCATTCTGAGCTTGGCGGAAGTACTCCGCCTTAGGACTGCTATCTACATCGGTCGCGATCTCATTGACACGGGGCAGCGGGTGGAGGATGCGTAGATTGTCCTTGGTGCCTTGTAGCATCTCCTTATTGAGTATGTAGACATCCTTGACACGCTCATACTCCTCCATATCAGTAAAGCGCTCTCGCTGCACCCTAGTCATATAGAGTATATCAGCATCGGCAATTACCTCAGGGGTAAAGAGAGAAGTCTCCTCATAGCGTAGATGGTGCTCATCGCAATACTGTCTGTACTCCTCGGGAAGTCGCAGCTCAGGCGGTGCGACAAAGGTAAAACGTGGTGAGAAGAAGCGCATCCCCTCTATGAGCGAGTGGATCGTACGTCCGAAGCGCAGGTCACCCACCATCACGATGTGTAGATCCTTGAGAGTACCCTGTGTAGAGCGGATTGTGTAGAGATCGAGGAGCGTCTGCGAGGGGTGCTGATTGGCACCATCACCGGCGTTAACGATCGGCACGGGTGAGACCTCCGTAGCATAGAGAGCGGCACCCTCCAGGTAGTGCCGCATGATGATCACGTCGGCATAGTTAGAGACGATGAGTAGAGTGTCTTTCAGCGACTCACCCTTCGTCGAGCTACTAGACTTAGGATCGGAGAATCCGATGACTCGTCCGCCCAACCTATTGACCGCCGTCTCAAAGCTCAGTCGGGTACGCGTCGACGGTTCGAAAAACAAGGTGGCACCCACCATCCCATCCATTAGATGGCGATTAGGATTG is part of the Porphyromonas asaccharolytica DSM 20707 genome and harbors:
- a CDS encoding DUF4290 domain-containing protein; translated protein: MTDTIQTTHKKSYHEVIPLPEYGHHIQHMVDHCLTIEDRDERTRCAHAIVKAMAIIQPEQAKKSEDHKVLWDHLAVMSHFALDIDYPVEPIHEEALRGAPEPLSYPEDDIIYRHYGHIIQELIKKACEMPEGDEREALALSIANRMKQAYILWNKRAVDDYTIFKDLYELSGGKLVLNEEEHQLDATTRHTPQMRGGNRSRRQYKRPARSNNSRGGGRRGGRPNRSRR
- a CDS encoding glucose-6-phosphate isomerase, which codes for MKTAASLIKIDTTHAQAHLSAETIRQAEQDALAAIQTLHTGSGVGNDFLGWLTLPEEMLERDLCKEVQTVADKLRHECLYIICIGIGGSYLGGKAVMEALGDHFSTHRKPDLGRPQVLFAGNNISSDYLHDLMDLVVDKPFGIVNISKSGTTTEPAIAFRMLSQYLVARDGQEVAKRRIVAITDKKRGALRRLADEQGYDTFVIPDNVGGRFSVLTPVGLLPIALAGFDIEALLQGASDTALLYSSTEHPLETPAVQYAVTRQAAYRERAVSEVLVAFEPRLSAIGQWWMQLFGESEGKEGKGLLPLSLTYTTDLHSMGQWIQQGPHNILETMIVVDTPRDTITIPTDEQNLDGLNYLAGETMHYVNEQAHLGTLLAHEDGGVPVLQLQLPQIDARTIGAFIYTMEYAVAVSGYMMGINPFDQPGVEDYKRNMFALLAKPGFESETKVMRQRLNK
- a CDS encoding NAD(P)H-dependent glycerol-3-phosphate dehydrogenase, whose translation is MDIGRIGILGSGSWATALAKISLESTPEINWFVRRDDQVQRFKATGHNPDYLSSAAFDPERITFYTEGSINPFFRNSDTIILVTPSPYIKHYLKKVKRSSMRGKLVINAIKGIVPDENLLVSEFLIKEFSLPKEQIGVVSGPCHAEEVAQERRSYLTTGAYSSELAHLMADTLSCDYITCTTSDDVVGIEFASVLKNIYAIAAGICNGLNYGDNFQSVLISNAIAEMNSFVNTVHLLNNRVITNSVYLGDLLVTAYSNYSRNRTFGTMIGKGYSVKAAQVEMEMVAEGYYGAKCVRELNTTRYRVNMPIMDAVYEILYNKQSAKETIERLSLKFR
- the lysS gene encoding lysine--tRNA ligase; translation: MDLHLLELSDQEIARRNSLDEIRQMGINPYPAAEYVVTAHAQEIQDQYQDEAPRQEVSIAGRVMSRRIMGKASFMELQDTSGRIQVYVTRDDLCPGEDKDLYNKLFKKLLDIGDIVGVKGFVFRTQTGEISVHAEELTLLSKALRPLPIVKAKDDQVFDGFTDPELRYRRRYVDLIVNDEVKGIFVKRTKIFQSMRNFFNARGYLEVDTPVLQSIPGGAAARPFVTHHNALDIPLYLRIANELYLKRLIVGGFEGVYEFSRNFRNEGMDRTHNPEFTCMEIYVAYKDYRWMMQMTEQMIEHICQEVLGSTTIQVGEHTIEFKPPYRRLTMIDAIQEYGGVNIDGMDEAELRKMCQSKGVEIDDTMGVGKLIDELFGAVAEPHLVQPTFIIDYPKAMSPLTKEHRDRSDLTERFELFVNGKELANAYSELNDPIDQRHRFEDQLRLSERGDDEAMYIDHDFLRALEFGMPPTSGMGIGMDRLVMLLTGQESIQEVLLFPQMRPEIQPKRDKEEAYEAVGIDKTWVPLLQKAGYLTVADLAGKAPGKVMQQMMDINKKYKLGLQIPALEEISKWVGEESTK
- a CDS encoding calcium/sodium antiporter, whose protein sequence is MSILLYFLLLILGLVMITAGANFLTNGSVTIAERLGVSQLVIGLTIVGFGTSAPELVVSITSALANKPDIAIANVVGSNISNILLILGVSAMIYPIRVTHDAMKRDIPIAMLVTAICLVMASDHLLTGGFSGNIIDRGDGIVLLCFLIFYLYLAFMSAAKEKAPETDLSSLEEDLDKSKAKHATRTLLLSIAKVIGGLALLVFGGRLFVDNASSIARSWGVSEAIIGLTIVAIGTSLPELATSVVAAVKRQPDLAIGNVVGSSIFNILFILGASATITPLVPAGIQLLDYLMMLVAVFLLFIFSNVLGRAMISRKEGIALLVVYVAYMTYLILQSLGIGV
- a CDS encoding TPM domain-containing protein; amino-acid sequence: MKRTLLLLGLLLSFWVLPAQKAVSWEDIPNVQLQDSTQFVSDVAHIIEPEAQQRINETILSMRQTHGVEGVVITLPSIGQSGSIEDLAREILRGWGVGSKIDNSGFVMLISLDSRQIRIETGYGLEGVLPDALCSQIIAHRMAPHFKRGDYSTGILSGVQAIQETITANYEGATRTDRAEEDQVADGVFNGLVVLLALILCVVMLVSYKDEQTAPEQRIKRLNRQILGFLFIALILMIGGSFLLIAGAIVVLLALYAILRHRLSQEALRCHTCHQDQLQRLSDTAKLSLLTPAQQLEERLGSVHYLVKQCDNCGAVERYGEVAGNSPYKRCPHCGTYAMQRIGTLRLRSTDRRIAYIHRQKYHCLYCDQDHHEDETVYKENDSALGGAILGGIIGSSLGRGGFGGGFGGGFGGGGFGGGSGGGGGATGGW
- a CDS encoding LemA family protein, with product MTNQATAPKSRRGLTTTIIIVAVVLLLVFWGVGQYNSIVVLDEQVNTSWSQVENQYQRRADLIPNLVETVKGYASHERETLEGVINARAKASQPIVPSGEGMTQEQLNQFQQAQGDLTSALSKLMVVVERYPELKADENFRQLQAQLEGTENRITTARMDFNNQAQQYNTKIRHFPTNICAGIFGFRQRPYFQAEAGAEQAPQVKF
- the pyrI gene encoding aspartate carbamoyltransferase regulatory subunit gives rise to the protein MKAKTQDALSKQQEGMLVTAICNGTVIDHIPPKKLFKIAHLLQLEDMEEPITIGNNLDSHYLGKKGIIKISGRMLSDEEASRIALIAPDVHINIIKDYEVVDKRTLHLPEEIIGFVKCPNAKCITNNEPMHTHFHLIDAEHEVLCCHYCGRKVTEDRIELL
- the pyrB gene encoding aspartate carbamoyltransferase, with protein sequence MKHIVSIEQCDEQDILRILDRAALFEANPNRHLMDGMVGATLFFEPSTRTRLSFETAVNRLGGRVIGFSDPKSSSSTKGESLKDTLLIVSNYADVIIMRHYLEGAALYATEVSPVPIVNAGDGANQHPSQTLLDLYTIRSTQGTLKDLHIVMVGDLRFGRTIHSLIEGMRFFSPRFTFVAPPELRLPEEYRQYCDEHHLRYEETSLFTPEVIADADILYMTRVQRERFTDMEEYERVKDVYILNKEMLQGTKDNLRILHPLPRVNEIATDVDSSPKAEYFRQAQNGLYIRQSILCEVLGIDVDK